The Ananas comosus cultivar F153 linkage group 6, ASM154086v1, whole genome shotgun sequence genome segment atttttaaaatatcataatatatattattaaattataattaaaaaacaaaaaataaaattttaaaacaaaactagtgtccataatatatatatagagagagaattaggctagaatactattaatagcaccaagtcattggtgctattaagttttcaacCTGTGGATAAAgcgatgtgcggttaggattataatggtcccctagggttgactgggtagtttgttgaatagtatgatctaatgggtagAAATGATCagagggatagatctaacggcagaaaatttggtagcaccaaatgcttagtgctatcgatagcattatagccggactcatatatatatatatataaaattataatttaaaaataaaaaataaaaataaaaaatagtgcacCATGTGCACCCAAAAAAATCCCCTTGCTCCCTggtgccacgcggcgcccatagGGGCATCCCCAAATTGTTTTCtaaggtagtgtttggttcgggaacaagggggggaataagcccttgttcccccctttgttcccaaacgcaatgTTTGGTTtccgggaacagtagttcccgggaatctggaactagctggtataaggctggaactgctgttccacccgtttcttggaacaagcttgttccttgatgaaaacaagattaattaaaatttaaatttaattttaatggcagtaaattattaattaatctaattaatatatttaaattattatttattactttaataattaaataatttaaataatttattatttataattaaatattaataattagataattattattattaatttattatttataattaattataaataattaataatattcattatttttttattaataattattattcttaatgataatcgatattattattaatttattatttataattaattattaataattaataattattattatttattaataattattaataatttttattcttaataattagataatcgatattattattaatttattatttataattaataattaataattaataataattattatttattaataattaattaataattcttattcttaataattagataatggatattattattaatttattatttataattaaataataattattattattatttattaataaatattaatattaattattattaataattagataatcaatattattattaatttattatttataattaattaataagaataattaattattattattatttattaataattaataataataattattattattaattagatcatccatattattaatttattatttataattaattattaataattaatttcttatttatttttaagtaatattttttttactattaattacataatataattttaatttaaattataactcttatttctcttgttccaatctaaccatccaaacactatttaccttattcctaggaacaactcaattttcatccaaacgcaaaattggtctagttcctgcttatacctgaacttgtatctattcctagaactagcagttcttacttatacccgaaccaaacgcagccttagacACAGTAGCCGTAAAATTTTTGCCCCTACCAGAAGGTATCAACTCCTGATTTATTATTTGACAAGACCAAGTACAAATCCCACCAATAACCTTTGATGTGTGTCTCCCCTGTCCATAAAAGTGTGTTTGTTTGGCCATAAAATCACATTGAAAGAACGGCGGAAAAGTAAGACTTCAAGGTTTGTTTacatgtaaaaaattattttaaaaaaattacttttatgaATTGTGAGGAAATTGTGTGCTTTCGTTTTCCGTCCGAAACCAGCagaaaacgaaagaaaaaatcaCAACATTTGGGAGAAGAGGGGGCAGGATGCGTGCAATCTACGAGGTGTACTCCATCTCTTGAACCgtgagagagaggtccacggtCCACGgtagacctctctctctcctattttctcttttcttttatatatatattaaaaatagcaatttattttatagtatataatacatattattatatattatattatgtacttaattattacataatatattttaaatatgttttgtttataaatataaactataatactgataataactatatattaataatataaaataNtataaatataaactataatactgataataactatatattaataatataaaatatataaaattttaaaaatatataataattttttatttataactttttctttttttctttcaatcctttcaaccaaacaaccgtaacaaaaatttttttttcctacaaactaaatattagataatgtaaaatttattttccttttattttttatttttttaccaaaattttttttcttatagtttTACAATAAACCAAACACATCCTAAATTGAAAATGATAACTCACTTATTAGGGTATTTGGTTTGCTATGAAAGTAAACGGAAGATATTTTAGGCTCGAGACTAAATTTTTGGCTCATTTGTATCAACGTAAAAAAGCATTtgtgaaataatttttacaatttcttTACTTGAAGAGAGCAAGAATCTAGAACTTGGCGCGCACTTCTCACGTCAATAATTGTTGGTAGAAGAATCCTTACACGACTTGCCAGATTTTATAACAATCTATGGACCGCATTAAATTTTGCTTTATACTTTCAAAGTTTTCTCTATTATCTAAAGTAAGAGTGCCAAAACAAGCATAGCTGCATGggtgaaaaagaaattttattttactgtaaatcaaacaaaaagggCCATAATGCAATTTCGAAATACGTAGGGACTATGGAGGACGAAGAAAATAGTGCCTACACCCGGTGCATCAATGCATCCGATACGGCATATTCATTCATACATATTTCGTACAATCTTTATCTATCTTCATATCTACACtaccttaaaaaaaatagcctatgttttttttcccccctttttttcgCTTATGTTAATGCTAATCGTTTGGTCTAATAGACTTGTGAATAATTATGATATTTCACAGTATGATATTTTACGGTATATTCTCTTTTTCCGTATTTGTAATTCtcataattttaaacttttaatttttttttatagatctATCCGCATAATTTTGAAACCAACTatctcccccactattttttctcttctcagTAAGAGTTCTTCGGAATTGcagaaaatttatattatgtacagtaaaaaagtaagaaaggataaatttattttactattctatttgatgatatatttttttgttaaaataaagtaaaattatatgACAGTTAAGTGCAACTTTTGGaattacaaataataaagtaaaaatatgctGTACTACAGGGcgataaattgaaatttatccaatacaattaaaaaataagtagtTTGGGGGTTGGGCAGTCTTTACCAATTCTTTGGCAAATACGACCGTTTTGATCATTTCTTCAGATGTACCTACAGTAGCATTTAAGTAATGTCCTTTGATTTCACACGTTTCGGACTTTGCTTTATAAGTATTAGGCTTTtgtcaatatttaattttttggttgGTAAGAAGTGaagttttattcttttttccttattaatttaatttattttttattttatttttagaaagagGGAGAAATTGCCTACACTGCTTCACCTGTTCTCATAGCATATTCATTCaacctctttgttttttttcctttaaatctCCACTGactaaagattttaattttttacttaaattttaacagttaaattttttaaaaaaaagaagaagaagatggggTATGATATTGGATGATATAACAATGTGATGTATGAACGTGCATTAGGAACTAGgcacaattattatatataataataatattaataataacagCCGATCAAAAATCTCCATATGACTAAAagcaatatttcaaaatattttttactatacaaTTATAATATTGTGCCATCACATTACtatatatctcatatataacgCAATTAAATTGGTGATTTGGGAGATATTCTGTATGTGGTATAACTGTAATAATTTATGATCCAAATACAATTATGCGAGCGCACAATAGgatatcattttttaatataaaaaatagaattttattttattataattattataaaatatggcCATGGGAGGAGGACTCGACCTCACCTACCTAGTATAGTGTGTGAAAAATCCGGATTTGAATCCTATATACTCCTGATAAAATCCGACCCGTTAACACTTGTACATATAGATGCGGGGGCCTATGTCGCTAGAACGCAGCTGTTATGTGGCATTTGACTCTGCATTTCTTTAACGAGCAACGTAAAGAGTAGTTATTGCTCTTCCTTGCTCAGCAGCGTGGCCATGGAAGAAGAATCCCTCATCTCCCACCCCTTCTCCGTTCCCACCACCCTCTTCACCTCCgcgcttcttctcctcctcctcctcctcctcagcttactcttcttcttcttcaaggcCCGGGCCAGTTCAAAGCCCAAGGCCCACTACCGTCTCCCGCCGAGCCCGATGGGCCTTCCGGTCGTCGGCCACCTCCACCTGCTCCGTGCCCCCATCCACCGCGCCCTCCACCGCCTCACGCTCCGGCACGGGCCCCTCATCCACGTCCGCCTCGGCTCCACCCTctgcgtcgccgccgccaccgccgaccTCGCCCGCGACCTCCTCAAGACCCACGACGCCGCCTTCTCCGATCGCCCGCAGACCATCGCAGCCCGCCACTTCGCCTACGACTCCgccgccttcgccttcgccccCTACGGCCCCTACTACCGCTTCATGCGCCGGCTCTGCATGTTGGAGCTCCTCGGCTCCCGCACCGTCGACCAGCTCCGCCCCATCCGCCACGCCGAGGTCGCGGCCCTTCTCCGCACCCTCCTCGAAAAATCAAAGCGCCGCGAGCCGGTCAACCTCAGTTGGGAGGTGATCAGGTGCGGTGCAATCAGTTTCTCCCAAGAAAACTTAATTAGACCGCTCAAATACTTAATGTACTGCATGAAttaatgtttgtttttttgctcCTACTTCAGTTTAAACTGTCAGAGAACAGCAGTGCTTTTTGTCTTGCTCCTAACAATAatgtgaataataataataatgataaggTTGACCAACAACGAGGTGACGAGGATGGCGGCGAGCACCACCTCGTCGGCGGTGGggggcgaggcggaggaggcgagggAGCTGGTGAAACAGGTGGCGGAGCTCATCGGCGCGTTCAACTTGGAGGACTACATCGGCTTCTGCAGAGGGTGGGACCCGCAGGGCTTGAGCAAGAGGATGAGAGATGTGCACGCCAGGTTCGATGGGTTACTAGAGCGGATCATCAAGGGAAAAGAAGAGGCGAGGAggagcaagaagaagaagaatagtaacagggagggaggagaagaagatgatgatggggTGGTGAAGGATGTGCTCGATATATTGCTTGATGTTGCTGAGGATGAGAAAGCGGAGATGAAGCTAAGCAGAGAGAACATTAAAGGGTTTATTATGGTATGGAACTCTTTGATCATCTTCTTAATTTCTTCGCTAGTTAGCACTGCTAATTACAGAGCTGGAACCATGCAACGTGAGACCTTGAAATTAATAGATAGAGCTAGGTAATTAATCTAAAACCTTagatgatgataaaaaaaaacatcccCATGCATTATATAGACATGCAGGACAAAGTTTTCCGTTTCTATATATCTAATATGGTGTAATTGTTACATATTAACAAGCACTGTATCTTTCCTTTCTCTCCATTTTAGTAAGGATTTTATCCGTTCAATTAGGTTGGATTAGTAAGTTTTTCTAATTACTTGAAGGTAGTACGGAACTAAGAATACCGTACCTTTTATCACGTAGAATTAATAGAAGAACAAGTGCATATTCGGTTAAGGTGCTTTTCCTACAAATGGTCAAAGGAACGCTTATTGTTAATTGTATCTTGCACCTTGGAGATTCTCATCATGtgaatcgattttttttttaaattaatggtCCTTAACTACTGTTAAACTGTTAATTAATTGACAGTTCAATTAACAGAATCAATATCATACCTGTTAATTTAATGAAAATCTCAATAACCAAggttgaaggaaaaaaaaaaaactcagtgTCTCTAAAAACATAAGTTGACCTGGAaagtaccatatatatatatatatatatatatatatatatatatatatatatatatatatatatatatatatataNTTTAAAACAGATTAGCAAATACCTAATTTgattattaggaaaaaaaaaaaaaggcatcaaGCTCTCTCTTATGAGATCTTTTAGAATTAGGAGCTCTTGACTACAATTATCCACATATTTTTATCCAGACTAGGTACTTCCTTGTAAGTCGAAGAATCTGAGCTCAAGTGGGCCTCCtgctttttttggttttttttgtgTATTGATGGTATCCTCGGATCCTCCTTTCGTTGGTTGTGTACTTGGTCATTGACTAATTATGAATACAAGCCTACGCCCATGTGCAGGACATTTTTACCGCGGGATCCGACTCATCCGCTGCCTCGATCGAATGGGCGCTCGCGGAAATACTCAACCACCCTCGCGTACTGCAGAAACTACGGCAAGAGATCGATCAGGTGGTTGGAAATGGCCGGATCGTCGACGAGACTGACCTCCCGAACCTCCCGTACCTCCAAGCAGCCGTCAAAGAAACCTTGCGCCTCCACCCACCGGCCCCCATCATCCATCGCCAGGCGACGCGAGACGTCACGGTTGAAGGCTACGTCATACCGGCCGGCACAGCACTCTTTGTCAATGTATGGTCTGTCGGTCGCGACCCAAAATACTGGGAGGACCCGTCGGAGTTCCGACCGGAGAGGTTTGTTGATGATCGGGCGGTGGTCGACATGAGGGGCCAGCATTTTCAGCTGATACCATTTGGCAGCGGCAGGAGGGGGTGCCCAGGTATGACACTTGCCCTACAGGCGGTGCCGGTGGCGGTCGCAGCTTTAATGCAGTGCTTCGATTGGGAAGTGAGTGGCGAGAGCTGCGGCAGCAACAGCGGCAGTGGGCGAGAAGAGAAGGGGACGTTGGTGGACATGGAGGAGGGGATTGGGTTGGTAAGCGCGCGAGCCCACCCGCTTATTCTGGTCCCGGTGCCCCGCTTGGACCCGTTTCCAGAGATCTAAGCAAGGTGGTTTAAATATAACATTTAGTACATGTTTAGTTTATTTGTGTGTTTGGGATGGTTGTAATGAATAAGTTATAAGATACGTTGCTAGTACAACGCACTTATTAATTAAGGTCAATAAATGGTAGTCGGGTGTTTGATGATTGGCTTATGTAATGTACAATGAATAGGTCTTTGTGTGTTCGAGAACAGGTGTTTTACTCTGTTTTAAAGCTTCCGGGAGAGGAAGCCCCATACGACGATTTCACCTCTTTGCCTATCATTGAATTTCtttttaggggcaatttcatgactattcttgtaaaatttaaaaatatcacagatacccttcaaaattttgaaatatcatcAATGCCTTCTTAAACTTCATAAACTATCATGAATACCCTTCCATCACCTTTTATTtgcttttgtaaatttttataagataaaATGACTTTTCTATCCCTAATTGTGGTGAGTAAaagtgtatggagaccccttACCTATAggtctattttaaaatagaccccttcaactttttttttttattaaggcCTCTTAAGCTTTTAGCTTTTTTATTAGGTTTCTGCATGTAGTAAACTTTCTTAGCCGAGATATCTCATTcattaatttactaattttttttaaaaaaaattggctaaTAAAAATCACTCaattgtaaaaagaaaataaaattgagaaggtgtaaataaaaaaaattaaaattaaagggattGTTCAAATGGCCTATAGGTAAAAGAAATTTTAcccacttttattttattgtaggaAATACATTTTATATGAATGTCAATTGATACTATCAAGAATTTGgcaatctatttttttttggtgtaatgtatgtaaattattatatttaaatagaattaataaataattaattctcGAGGTAACATGAATATTAATATTGACAGTTATATCATGAATATTAATATTGACagttatatattatgataaactatataatttcatagcgaaaaaattaaaaaggagcattttatatttagtaaattataaatattttattaaaaattttaaa includes the following:
- the LOC109712077 gene encoding cytochrome P450 93A2-like codes for the protein MEEESLISHPFSVPTTLFTSALLLLLLLLLSLLFFFFKARASSKPKAHYRLPPSPMGLPVVGHLHLLRAPIHRALHRLTLRHGPLIHVRLGSTLCVAAATADLARDLLKTHDAAFSDRPQTIAARHFAYDSAAFAFAPYGPYYRFMRRLCMLELLGSRTVDQLRPIRHAEVAALLRTLLEKSKRREPVNLSWEVIRLTNNEVTRMAASTTSSAVGGEAEEARELVKQVAELIGAFNLEDYIGFCRGWDPQGLSKRMRDVHARFDGLLERIIKGKEEARRSKKKKNSNREGGEEDDDGVVKDVLDILLDVAEDEKAEMKLSRENIKGFIMDIFTAGSDSSAASIEWALAEILNHPRVLQKLRQEIDQVVGNGRIVDETDLPNLPYLQAAVKETLRLHPPAPIIHRQATRDVTVEGYVIPAGTALFVNVWSVGRDPKYWEDPSEFRPERFVDDRAVVDMRGQHFQLIPFGSGRRGCPGMTLALQAVPVAVAALMQCFDWEVSGESCGSNSGSGREEKGTLVDMEEGIGLVSARAHPLILVPVPRLDPFPEI